From Scytonema millei VB511283, the proteins below share one genomic window:
- a CDS encoding DEAD/DEAH box helicase, with translation MAILHCNWIEKEQQSYLFVWGEVWRSLVGDIEINSATDVPVHPLAMTAHELLEWWRGSDIAIPKSLSLSEQKQGRSPKNSEILPIDLPTLSQTIALPSIETQQQKTILVRPLYSVPIAEETDEQEITKTQVLYPWEVEGFYLKPQEAIAFLTSLPLAVDRPENSWIGGDLRFWSQVARWSLDLLSRGKFVPTLSQENHDPNNIIARWQSLLDSAIDSSRLAKFAKAMPAICCSYQNTTILGAHGCAPLKIKFPSPPQELILDFLNSTIDAQVRANAQQNVQNNSLPTVPSPLKEWLQSLTADAKIPAEPAQLERLEAIVKAWTAPIQYQLEGRSLFRTCFQLSPPTEGKNNWTLSYYLQAVDTPEFIIDAATIWQHSVTNLEYRERTISQPQETLLRGLGLASRLYPLIAPSLEQPFPQSCSLNPLQAYEFIKSVVWRFEDSGLGVILPSSLEREGWANRLGLKISATTPKKSDRLGLQSLLNFKWELAIGGQTLSKAEFDRLVKLNSPLVEINGEWVELRPQDIKTAQAFFTARKDKLNLSLEDALRLSTGDTQTIEKLPVVSFEASGALQELMTALTDNQAIAPLATPEGFRGELRPYQARGAGWLSFLERWGLGACLADDMGLGKTIQFIAFLLNLKQQKALEKPTLLVCPTSVLGNWEREVRKFAPQLKVFMYHGDKRPKGKTFEQTVTGKDLVITSYALIQRDVKTHQSVSWQGIVLDEAQNIKNSEAKQSQAVRQLEAQFRFALTGTPVENRLQELWSILDFINPGYLGQRQFFQRRFAIPIEKYGDAASLKTLRSLVQPFILRRLKSDRSIIQDLPEKQEMTEFCGLSPEQAKLYEQLVETSLAEIDAADGIQRRGMILALLVKLKQLCNHPGQFLKETTLKEPQRSSKLIRLQEMLEEAISEGDRALIFTQFAEWGKLLKPHLEQKLGREIFFLYGSTSKKQREEMIDRFQHDPQGPPVMILSLKAGGTGLNLTRANHVFHFDRWWNPAVENQATDRVFRIGQTRNVQVHKFVCTGTLEEKINDMIESKKALAEQVVGAGENWLTELDTDQLRQLLVLERNAVIEEDEEQS, from the coding sequence ATGGCAATTTTACACTGTAATTGGATCGAAAAAGAACAGCAAAGCTATCTATTTGTTTGGGGTGAAGTTTGGCGTTCTTTAGTAGGAGATATCGAGATAAACTCGGCTACAGACGTTCCCGTTCACCCTTTAGCAATGACAGCTCACGAACTATTAGAATGGTGGCGTGGCTCAGATATTGCCATTCCTAAATCTTTATCTCTATCCGAGCAAAAGCAGGGGCGATCGCCGAAAAATAGCGAAATCTTACCAATTGACCTACCAACTTTAAGCCAAACTATTGCTTTACCAAGCATAGAAACTCAGCAACAGAAAACAATCTTGGTTCGTCCGCTGTATTCTGTTCCAATCGCTGAAGAAACCGACGAGCAAGAAATCACAAAAACTCAAGTTTTATATCCGTGGGAAGTTGAAGGGTTTTATCTAAAACCGCAAGAAGCGATCGCCTTTTTAACATCACTACCTTTAGCCGTCGATCGCCCAGAAAACTCATGGATAGGAGGCGATTTACGTTTTTGGTCGCAAGTAGCGCGATGGAGTTTAGATTTACTCAGTCGAGGCAAATTTGTTCCTACTTTAAGCCAAGAAAATCACGATCCTAACAACATTATTGCTCGTTGGCAATCGCTCCTCGACAGTGCGATCGATTCCTCACGGTTGGCAAAGTTTGCTAAAGCAATGCCTGCGATTTGTTGTTCTTATCAGAATACAACAATTTTAGGGGCGCACGGCTGTGCGCCCCTAAAAATCAAATTTCCATCGCCGCCACAAGAATTAATCTTAGATTTTCTCAACAGTACAATTGACGCACAAGTCAGAGCGAACGCGCAGCAAAATGTGCAAAATAATTCTTTACCAACCGTACCTTCACCTCTTAAAGAATGGTTGCAAAGTTTAACTGCTGACGCAAAAATACCAGCAGAACCAGCACAATTAGAACGCCTAGAAGCGATCGTCAAAGCTTGGACTGCACCAATCCAATATCAATTAGAAGGGCGAAGTCTATTTCGGACTTGTTTCCAGTTATCTCCTCCAACTGAAGGTAAGAATAATTGGACTCTAAGTTACTATCTACAAGCAGTAGACACGCCCGAATTTATCATTGATGCAGCCACAATTTGGCAGCATTCAGTTACTAACTTAGAATATCGCGAGCGCACGATTTCGCAACCGCAGGAAACTTTACTAAGGGGTTTAGGATTAGCTTCAAGACTTTATCCTCTAATTGCACCCAGTTTAGAACAACCATTTCCTCAATCTTGTAGCCTCAATCCCCTACAAGCATACGAATTTATTAAATCAGTCGTATGGCGATTTGAGGATAGCGGTTTGGGTGTGATTTTACCCTCTAGTTTAGAGCGCGAGGGTTGGGCAAATCGTTTAGGATTAAAAATTAGTGCTACGACTCCGAAAAAAAGCGATCGCTTGGGATTGCAAAGCTTACTGAATTTTAAATGGGAATTGGCGATCGGCGGGCAAACTTTATCGAAAGCAGAATTCGATCGCTTGGTGAAGTTAAATAGCCCCCTCGTAGAAATTAATGGTGAGTGGGTGGAATTGCGTCCCCAAGATATCAAAACCGCCCAAGCTTTCTTTACAGCGCGTAAAGATAAGTTGAATTTAAGTCTGGAAGATGCTTTGCGATTGAGTACGGGCGACACGCAGACGATTGAAAAGCTTCCTGTCGTCAGTTTTGAAGCATCGGGGGCGCTACAAGAATTAATGACAGCGCTGACAGATAACCAAGCGATCGCGCCTTTAGCCACGCCAGAGGGCTTTCGCGGCGAATTGCGCCCCTATCAAGCACGGGGTGCGGGGTGGTTGAGTTTCCTCGAACGCTGGGGCTTAGGTGCGTGTCTGGCGGACGATATGGGACTGGGAAAAACGATCCAGTTCATCGCTTTTCTACTTAATCTCAAGCAACAAAAAGCATTAGAAAAACCAACTTTACTAGTTTGTCCTACTTCTGTATTGGGGAACTGGGAACGGGAGGTGAGAAAATTTGCTCCGCAGTTAAAAGTTTTCATGTATCACGGCGATAAAAGACCAAAAGGCAAGACATTTGAGCAAACTGTCACAGGTAAGGATTTAGTTATTACCAGCTATGCTTTGATACAGCGCGATGTAAAAACTCACCAAAGTGTTTCTTGGCAAGGGATTGTTTTAGATGAAGCGCAAAATATCAAAAATTCTGAAGCTAAGCAATCTCAAGCAGTGCGTCAGTTAGAAGCCCAATTTCGCTTTGCTTTGACGGGTACGCCGGTAGAAAATAGATTGCAAGAATTGTGGTCAATTCTAGATTTTATCAATCCTGGTTATTTAGGACAACGGCAATTCTTTCAACGACGATTTGCAATTCCAATTGAGAAATATGGCGATGCGGCTTCTTTAAAAACATTGCGATCGCTAGTTCAGCCTTTTATTTTGCGGCGACTCAAGAGCGATCGCAGTATTATTCAAGATTTGCCTGAAAAACAGGAGATGACTGAATTTTGTGGTTTATCTCCCGAACAGGCAAAACTGTACGAACAATTAGTTGAAACATCCTTAGCTGAAATTGATGCTGCTGATGGAATTCAACGCCGAGGAATGATTTTAGCTTTGTTGGTGAAATTAAAGCAACTGTGCAATCATCCCGGGCAATTCTTAAAAGAAACAACACTCAAAGAACCGCAGCGATCGAGCAAACTCATTCGGCTACAAGAGATGTTAGAAGAAGCGATTTCAGAAGGCGATCGCGCTTTAATTTTCACTCAATTTGCAGAATGGGGAAAATTGTTAAAACCGCATTTAGAACAAAAGTTAGGTCGAGAAATATTTTTCCTCTATGGTAGTACTTCCAAGAAACAAAGAGAGGAAATGATCGATCGCTTCCAGCACGATCCGCAAGGACCACCCGTGATGATTTTATCTCTCAAAGCCGGGGGAACTGGATTAAATTTAACACGGGCAAATCATGTATTTCACTTCGATCGCTGGTGGAATCCAGCCGTAGAAAATCAAGCCACAGATCGGGTATTTCGGATCGGACAAACTCGCAATGTTCAAGTTCACAAATTTGTGTGTACGGGGACGTTGGAAGAGAAAATTAACGACATGATTGAAAGTAAAAAAGCCTTAGCAGAGCAAGTAGTAGGTGCAGGTGAAAATTGGTTGACTGAATTAGATACAGATCAATTGCGACAATTACTCGTGCTAGAACGCAATGCTGTTATTGAAGAAGACGAAGAGCAGTCATAG
- a CDS encoding GNAT family N-acetyltransferase — MESDVERRWNFLPIDKKYQRDSFDCGYPVLNEYLKKYARQNHLKGIAKTFVAVSTCGGLKVDGYYTISSSVIEYESVSNEFKRQIPAYPIPAVLIGKLAVDRAVQEQGLGRELLVNALFRAVRASQEIGIYAVRVDVLDLIAKAFYLKHEFIPFQDNERSLFLPIETILRGFD, encoded by the coding sequence ATGGAGAGTGATGTCGAGAGGCGATGGAATTTTTTGCCCATAGATAAGAAGTACCAAAGAGATTCCTTTGATTGCGGTTATCCCGTATTAAACGAATATTTGAAAAAATATGCCCGACAAAATCATTTGAAGGGAATAGCTAAAACTTTTGTAGCAGTCTCTACATGTGGAGGGTTGAAAGTTGATGGCTACTACACCATCAGCTCCAGTGTCATAGAATATGAATCTGTGTCAAATGAGTTCAAGCGTCAAATACCTGCTTATCCGATTCCCGCAGTATTGATAGGTAAGTTAGCTGTAGATAGAGCGGTGCAAGAACAAGGTTTGGGTAGAGAACTTTTAGTAAATGCCTTATTCCGTGCCGTGCGAGCCTCTCAGGAAATAGGCATATATGCAGTGAGAGTTGATGTCCTAGATTTGATAGCAAAGGCATTTTATCTTAAGCACGAGTTTATTCCCTTTCAAGATAACGAGCGATCGCTCTTTCTACCAATAGAGACTATTTTGAGGGGGTTTGATTGA
- a CDS encoding type II toxin-antitoxin system TacA family antitoxin, with product MSDKTRIKDNRIDLRVTQEQKELLERAATLKGVSVSAYTLLHVLPAAKQDVDSHERLVLSDRDRDLFMSVMENPPALKGKLKSAIARYREKYGE from the coding sequence ATGTCAGACAAAACCAGAATAAAAGATAACAGAATCGATCTGCGGGTAACTCAAGAACAAAAGGAGCTATTGGAGCGTGCAGCTACCCTAAAAGGAGTTTCTGTAAGTGCCTACACCTTATTGCACGTTCTACCAGCTGCTAAACAGGATGTAGACTCTCATGAAAGGCTAGTACTATCAGACCGCGATCGCGATCTATTTATGTCAGTGATGGAAAATCCACCCGCACTGAAGGGAAAGCTGAAATCTGCGATCGCTCGATATAGAGAAAAGTATGGAGAGTGA
- a CDS encoding BrnT family toxin has translation MIEGFEWDENKAQQNLVKHNISFVEATTVFLDSLSISIDDPNHSQSEQRYIIIGSSNRGRLLVVVFVDRGDNIRIISARRATGYERRTYEEST, from the coding sequence ATGATTGAGGGCTTTGAGTGGGATGAAAACAAGGCGCAGCAGAATTTAGTTAAGCATAATATCTCGTTTGTAGAAGCCACAACAGTATTTCTCGACTCACTTTCGATCTCGATTGACGATCCCAACCATTCGCAGAGCGAACAGAGATATATAATTATCGGCTCTTCCAACCGAGGACGGCTGTTGGTTGTCGTATTCGTCGATCGGGGGGACAATATTCGTATCATCAGCGCCCGAAGAGCTACAGGTTATGAACGCAGAACCTACGAAGAAAGTACCTAA
- a CDS encoding DUF3368 domain-containing protein: MIVVSDTSPLCYLLLIEEVEVLPQLFNRVIIPPKVRDELLAPAAPLVVREWTAQPPEWLEVQAITGEINPALNQLDLGEQEAITLALELKADLILLDDLAARRIAAQFELEIVGLLGILGSAAEKRRIDFSTAIERLQQTTFRVSPKLIQSLLQQYQKDEQP; encoded by the coding sequence ATGATTGTTGTTTCGGATACCTCGCCTCTGTGCTACTTACTACTGATTGAAGAAGTTGAAGTTTTACCGCAGTTATTTAATCGAGTGATTATTCCTCCAAAAGTACGCGATGAGTTATTAGCACCTGCTGCACCCCTAGTTGTTCGAGAGTGGACAGCACAGCCTCCAGAATGGCTGGAGGTGCAAGCCATTACAGGTGAAATTAATCCAGCCTTGAATCAGTTAGATTTGGGAGAGCAGGAAGCCATTACCCTAGCTCTTGAACTGAAAGCAGATTTAATTTTGTTAGATGACTTGGCAGCAAGACGCATAGCAGCCCAGTTCGAGCTAGAGATTGTTGGCTTGCTGGGTATTCTTGGCTCTGCGGCAGAGAAAAGAAGAATTGATTTTTCTACTGCAATTGAGCGGTTGCAACAAACCACATTTCGAGTTTCACCAAAATTGATTCAGTCTCTTTTGCAGCAGTACCAAAAGGACGAGCAACCATAA
- a CDS encoding UPF0175 family protein has product MQIQIALPDDVAHSLETKWGNLERKLLEMLAIAAYQEGSISAGKVRELLGMSTRLEVDAFLKEKGVYLHYDEADFEQDIQTMRRLEQEGQLKR; this is encoded by the coding sequence ATGCAAATTCAAATTGCTTTACCGGATGATGTCGCCCATTCTTTAGAGACAAAATGGGGCAATTTAGAACGGAAATTACTAGAAATGCTGGCGATCGCAGCTTATCAAGAAGGCTCTATTAGTGCTGGAAAAGTGCGGGAATTGCTGGGGATGTCTACTCGTTTAGAGGTCGATGCGTTTCTCAAAGAAAAGGGTGTATACCTGCACTACGATGAGGCTGACTTTGAACAAGATATACAAACCATGCGGAGGCTAGAGCAAGAGGGGCAGCTAAAACGGTAA
- a CDS encoding type II toxin-antitoxin system VapC family toxin — protein sequence MSGKYLLDTNIIIALFADDVAVKSNLARANEVFVSSIAIGELYYGARRSSRSKENLERIDELVATTAVLGCNIQTARYYGEVKNKLRLKGRPLPENDIWIAALALQYNLTLVTRDAHFQEVENLQIIAW from the coding sequence GTGAGTGGTAAATATCTGCTGGACACTAACATCATCATTGCACTCTTTGCCGATGATGTAGCGGTCAAAAGCAATCTTGCACGAGCAAATGAAGTCTTTGTTTCGAGTATTGCCATTGGCGAGCTGTATTATGGTGCAAGACGATCGAGCCGCTCAAAAGAGAATTTAGAACGGATTGATGAGTTGGTAGCCACTACTGCTGTACTTGGATGTAATATACAAACCGCTCGTTATTACGGAGAAGTTAAGAATAAATTGCGGCTTAAAGGCAGACCATTACCTGAAAACGATATCTGGATTGCAGCACTTGCGCTTCAGTATAATTTGACATTAGTTACACGCGATGCTCACTTTCAAGAAGTTGAAAACCTTCAAATAATCGCTTGGTGA
- a CDS encoding helix-turn-helix domain-containing protein, which produces MTPTFDATTYSNLLAQAAPKVIETEAEYERMLALTEQLHFTKNRTVEERTLYKLLVTLVELYESEHHPIPESKPHEVLQHIMAASGMRQADLVGIIGSSGVVSEIVNGKRAISKAQAKILGEQFKVSPSLFL; this is translated from the coding sequence ATGACCCCTACTTTTGATGCAACAACCTATAGTAACCTACTTGCCCAAGCTGCTCCAAAAGTGATTGAAACGGAAGCGGAATACGAGCGGATGCTTGCCCTAACAGAGCAATTGCATTTTACTAAGAATCGCACAGTGGAAGAACGAACTCTTTACAAGCTGCTAGTGACACTGGTGGAATTGTATGAGTCCGAACATCACCCGATTCCAGAGTCGAAACCTCATGAAGTCCTGCAACACATAATGGCAGCAAGTGGAATGCGGCAAGCCGATTTAGTCGGGATAATTGGCTCTAGTGGTGTAGTTTCAGAAATTGTTAATGGTAAACGAGCGATTAGCAAAGCTCAAGCAAAAATCTTGGGTGAGCAATTTAAAGTCTCACCTAGCCTATTCCTCTGA
- a CDS encoding type II toxin-antitoxin system HigB family toxin, with amino-acid sequence MHLIAISRLRADVAQYPDVSKQIEAWYATVKSAKWSSLEDVRAIYRDAEAVGNFTVFNIKGNAYRLIVGIDYEDGTIYYKYFLTHAEYDKDKWKNDPYF; translated from the coding sequence ATGCACTTGATTGCTATTAGCCGACTGCGGGCTGATGTTGCTCAGTACCCCGATGTCAGCAAGCAAATTGAAGCCTGGTACGCTACGGTGAAAAGTGCGAAGTGGAGCAGTTTGGAAGATGTTCGAGCTATTTATCGAGATGCGGAAGCAGTCGGCAACTTTACCGTGTTTAACATTAAAGGAAATGCCTATCGCTTAATTGTAGGAATCGATTACGAAGACGGCACGATTTATTACAAATACTTTCTCACACACGCCGAGTATGACAAAGACAAATGGAAAAATGACCCCTACTTTTGA
- a CDS encoding type IV pilin-like G/H family protein produces MKSELKAKLLQNLLKNKKQNAGFTLIELLVVVIIIGILSSIALPSFLSQSAKARASEAKTNLGAMNRAQQTYYLENQAFVEDTVAGDGSAIAALGIGIKDSNNFAYRVTATTVTTDVINRARSKNKDLKGHVGGVFSTGGQTPTVLCEANTAAEEAVAGADTAADPALAGAVPTCDAATSKQVGG; encoded by the coding sequence ATGAAATCCGAATTGAAAGCTAAATTACTGCAAAACCTGCTGAAGAACAAAAAGCAAAATGCAGGTTTCACTTTAATCGAACTCCTCGTTGTTGTCATCATCATCGGTATTCTGTCCTCGATTGCATTACCTTCTTTCCTTAGCCAATCTGCTAAAGCTCGTGCATCGGAAGCCAAAACAAATCTTGGTGCGATGAACCGAGCACAGCAAACTTACTATCTAGAGAATCAGGCGTTTGTTGAGGATACTGTTGCTGGTGATGGTAGTGCTATTGCAGCATTAGGTATTGGTATTAAAGACTCTAATAACTTTGCTTATAGAGTAACTGCCACTACTGTTACAACTGATGTTATAAACAGAGCTAGGTCTAAAAATAAAGATCTCAAGGGTCATGTTGGTGGTGTTTTTAGCACAGGTGGACAAACCCCAACAGTCTTATGCGAGGCTAATACTGCTGCTGAAGAAGCGGTTGCAGGTGCTGACACAGCCGCCGATCCTGCACTTGCTGGTGCTGTACCTACATGTGATGCTGCTACTTCAAAGCAAGTTGGAGGTTAA
- a CDS encoding type IV pilin-like G/H family protein produces MKNKFIALQLFLKISNKQNSGFTLIELLVVIIIIGILSAIALPSFLNQTVKARQSEAKNNIGAMNRSQQAYYFENQEFAEDTAGGATAINKLGIGIKNSVNYRYAATSITAIDADVTNKAQAQQANLKGYAGGVFTSVGLTQVILCEVTTPNLGLPGNPVSANACDASNQIRIQ; encoded by the coding sequence GTGAAAAACAAATTTATAGCTCTGCAATTATTTCTAAAAATTAGTAACAAGCAAAATTCGGGCTTTACTCTAATTGAGTTACTTGTCGTTATTATAATTATTGGAATTTTATCAGCTATAGCTTTGCCTTCTTTTCTCAACCAAACCGTTAAAGCTCGACAATCAGAAGCCAAAAATAATATTGGTGCGATGAACCGCTCTCAGCAAGCATACTATTTTGAAAATCAGGAGTTTGCTGAGGATACTGCTGGCGGTGCTACCGCTATTAATAAACTAGGTATTGGTATTAAAAATAGTGTTAACTATAGATACGCAGCTACATCTATTACAGCGATAGATGCAGATGTGACGAATAAAGCACAAGCGCAACAGGCTAATTTAAAAGGATACGCTGGTGGTGTATTCACATCAGTAGGATTGACTCAAGTAATCCTATGCGAAGTCACTACTCCTAATCTCGGATTACCAGGAAACCCAGTTAGCGCTAATGCTTGTGACGCTTCTAACCAAATTAGAATACAATAA
- a CDS encoding tetratricopeptide repeat protein, giving the protein MSRKKIERIVAIISIVAFGGSMISGVAYAINTAMKQTQETSQQAIVDVESSKPLLNSQLKLQEKEYEIVLKQEPDNKVALEGLVEVRIQMQNFKTAIQSLEKLIQLDSTNQEYKKLLVKLKQQIKKSDR; this is encoded by the coding sequence ATGTCTAGAAAGAAAATTGAACGGATAGTTGCAATTATATCGATTGTTGCATTTGGTGGCTCTATGATATCTGGAGTGGCATACGCCATCAACACTGCAATGAAACAAACTCAAGAAACTTCTCAACAAGCAATTGTGGATGTGGAATCATCGAAGCCATTGCTCAATTCTCAGCTAAAGCTACAAGAAAAAGAGTATGAAATAGTTTTGAAACAAGAACCAGATAACAAAGTTGCACTTGAAGGATTGGTAGAAGTAAGGATTCAAATGCAAAATTTTAAAACTGCAATCCAATCTTTAGAAAAGCTAATTCAACTGGATTCTACCAACCAGGAATATAAAAAGTTGTTAGTCAAGTTAAAACAGCAAATTAAAAAGAGCGATCGCTAA
- a CDS encoding nucleotidyltransferase family protein: MYFTRERAIALCYNVRVFGSVARGEALENSDIDLLINVAENHSRWFPGDLLADLEDLLGYKVDIVIENGLHQLIREQVLQEAVPL, from the coding sequence ATGTATTTTACTAGAGAACGCGCGATCGCACTCTGCTACAATGTACGAGTTTTTGGTTCGGTAGCGCGGGGGGAAGCTTTAGAAAACAGCGATATCGATCTGTTAATCAATGTAGCAGAAAACCACAGCCGTTGGTTTCCTGGCGACTTATTAGCCGATCTGGAAGATTTGTTAGGCTATAAGGTTGATATCGTTATAGAAAATGGGCTGCATCAGCTAATTCGAGAACAGGTTCTCCAAGAAGCAGTGCCACTATGA